From the Porites lutea chromosome 5, jaPorLute2.1, whole genome shotgun sequence genome, the window cagtaaggtgaaaaacaaaaacgatgccatccgaaatcggattatcggctttgacaagcgacgcatttctcaaacaaaaacccaataaacaaaccagccatgaaaaagagaacactcttgatagcagctatatttcattttgtcaatccagtggaaaaagactgttgaaaacatcaaaagttgactcaaaactctgtcagcttcagctgtcaaagtaaacaactttcaagatgctgcataaattttacgcatgaactcacctgtcaaattttaaccaatcagagcataaaaattggacgtggagcgtgaccaacaagAGACCATAGAAAGAAAAGGTCTTACAcacctgtattttaaaaaaactggctgaaattttgcgtctgaggtcagtttgaaatcaaaatcgtgtttagcctgagtatcaggccttcctaaggggctaggggggAGGAAATTTTACAcatcatttttcctttaaaacatGGGCTTTTAATTAAGAGGACTAGTAAGAAAAAGTTGACTTTGTTAAAACAGGTTTTGCCTCCACCAAAAGGGTTAACTGACGGACGGGAAAGACTCTAAAACTGTCCAGGAAAGCCTTTTCCTGGGGAAGTCGGCCGGCTGCGGGAAGGCACACACCCTTGAGACAATAAATCATACTCAGAACTTGGCTCCATTAAATATATAAGAAGTTTAATCCAAGACTATACCGCGAGTACAGTCTAAAAATcttacaaaaacacaaaaaaaaccaCTTGTTTTTAAGCTTAAGCTATCCAAGCGAAACGGATTACATCGTGTGCCAGCGAGCCAGATTACAGAACACAACAATATAATCATTTCTAAAAGACTATTGGTGGAAACCTCACAACTgtaagcttgttttgaaacattaaTTACTTCCAAGAAGGCTAAATACAGTTAATATGATATGATATGACAAATAGGTATATAATAAGTATATACGCTCAATAAATATCAACAGATTATACACAGTAGAGAGACTAATAACAAAGGATTTCTACATtggcttttcatatttttatcagcGAAAGCAAAATAACTCAACAATAAATTCTCTCTTCACAATTTTATCATTCTGACAACATATCTGAGAGAGTTCTTGCAAATAAGcaaagaaaagcattaaaataACAAGAAGTGGACAGCCAATTGTTGTGGCTGTAAGTACTGAAATCTTGCTTTTGCACACTGTTTACATGACTTTTTTATATTCAGTTTTTTGCTGCAATCAGAATCTACAATTTTTACCCCGCTGGTTTCGAACTTTTCAAAAGTTTGTTGTCAGTGATTACATAATAAGCTTAAAAGCTTGAATAAACAACATGGTCAATGCATAGTGGTTAGAgtagactggttatgaaaggcaacaaacatcaaatattaaaacaatggtgctgcagtttatgttgaaAGCTCCCTGAAGGTGcacaattctttgttttcttttggcaAATTGTGacagaataaattaatgcgacgtttttattggttgataggaatgctattgaacgttgtgcaccgtcaggtccacaaaaacatataacaaaggagtctgacgggtttcattaCCATTCCAATCAATTAACTATGGTCATAGTATTCATGCAGCTGTTATTTATCAtcagtttttcatttctttttccattaatagattcttttatttcatttccaacATCACCTTCTTGTAATTCAATTCCTTAACCTTCAATCAAAAACTTTTATAATGACTTTTACGTTAAATAGTTTCTTCACAGTGATTTTTTGGGGAGCATTTTCCAGGTTTGCTGAAGAACAAGTTAGATTTCATTTATCCTCGTTTCACACAAAAACAGATGACAAATTGTCTAACAAGACACTTAAACCTTCGTAAGGGGCTGTGTTACAGCTGTCTAAGTTTAGTTTATTAATCATGATTTACATTGCCAATTATGCATCGTTATTCGCTATGGGACTCATTGCTAGCAAACAAACTACTTGTAAATAACACAATGATACACTTTGTGTCAATTTCTCCtaagcaattttactaaaaaaaattgaaagttacaaaacacaaaaataaactttgaaaaactgttagccTAACAAGTTTTCCAAAGCCACAATTCCAATctgtttcagtcttcttcaagtttgtccatccatgCCTAATTTTGTATTTGCTGGGTTATTTATAAATTCTTTTAATGGTTTGAGGGGTTATTGAGTTTCACTCAATGGTGGCAGTTCCCACTGTTTGAGACAAGTAATCCTGACCCCATACAGCTCCTTtaatttatataatattatGCTAATTTGTACCCAAAATGTTGTTCAGGACAAAATTTgggttttgctgttgtttgcaCGCTGCATCATGACACACATATTGACGCAGATATCTTTGAGGCTGAAAACTGTCCCACAAATTTTAAGagtaagaaaaaattaatacattatTTGTCAGGGGTCGGTCCATATAGGAAAAACTGTGTACTCAAGACCTTGGGCACATTTTTTTCCTACACAGACCTCCCAGCTGGCAAATAACAAATATTTATTCACCTTTATAATCATTGATTAAATTAATGATATCATCCCTTCCAATGTCTTTCATTATCACAACAAAATCATTTACAGTTGCATCAGGTTTCCTAGTTAAAAATCCTTCCTTAAGAACAACATAAGTTGTAGAATCTTTGTGTCTAATGGCTGCATGTTCTATTGCTTCAAAATCATGATGCATCATCCCAAGCTTATCTGCTACCATCCTTACATCTTTGTCATCTGTCCTACTGATATCCAGATAGTGGCAGATTTTGTTTAGAAGAGGAAATGGTATTTGAGAAAACTTGGTATGGTGAGGTTCACTTTGTGACAATTTTGGCCAGTTTGTAGAGCTTTCTTTACTCAACTTGCCCTCACCTCCTGTCCAAATACCATGGTACTGATCAGGAAGAACAGGATAGTGCGGTGGGAAAACTAAAAGAAGGACAAGTTAGTCATGGATAACTTAAAACTCATATATTTTAGGCAGCtgtatctttttttaaagattatacCTTCCCACTATGAAAACAACTTGAAATACAAAAATGTatcaagtaaataaataaatagtaataataacaataacaataatgataaaaatgatgaTACTACTACGACTATGACCTCGACCACTACCACGACTACTATGACGACTACGACTatgactactactactactagtatgactactacgactacgactactactacttctgccactactactaccactaccactactactgccactaccactgctactactaataataataatatatagatttagccagagctgaaagcgaagctcttcagttgataatatttatagttcattcaaacaaaatataaaattgtgtaATGCTAAGTGGcaaaggcaacgccggagaatgatgaaaaacaacaataggtctaattagcaaaaaatcaactttgcacgtgcagcacactttttttgtacatttctttgccgttgttttgcaatTTCTGCTTTCCATTTCCGTCTTTATTAACTCTTTaattgtctctgctttacaagacgacTGTGgttatgcgatttcccgccaaaacaaccttgagttgcatttgagTTGCCACttcaactttaactttaacttcaacttcaactttattcattcaCTTTCAATTTACAATTACACGATAGCTTCCACCCGCGTATAGGAGAGCTAATCGAGGCGGGAGaagagacaaacaaatttaaagaaagaaaagaaaaaaagaactattttaaaataaaaactgtagTATGTATTAAGCTAATTTAATTGCATTATGATTTACACAGAGAATATAAATTTAGTTGTGTTCCTGAGCTAGTTAAATTTAAGTTGATACGTGATTTCAGTGATTTCAAGATAGTCATCagatttagataaaatttcaaagagcttATTCCTTATCTTTTTCCGAAAGGTAGATTTTGGTAAGTTTCTCATATCTGAGGGTAAAGAATTCCAAATTTTTGGTCCAACTCTTAGAAAAGAATTACGCATTTTTTCAAGCCTTGAGTGTTTGATATAGAAATCATCATTGAGAGAAGATCGGGTACGATATGAGTGCACCTCAGAAATCCTAGTAGAggctctcttgatattttcaggTGCAGAATTGTTAGCAACGTCCCACATGATActacaaagacaatcaaagtAAATAAAGGATAGGGGAAAGacttttgatttaaaaaaaaatggtacaGCATGTTGCTTATAATCCGTAAAGTAAATCAGGCGTAGGGCTCGTTTTTGAATTAAGGGTATCTTATTTAAATAAGTTTTAGGTGCAGAGCCCCAAGCACAGATGCCATAATAAAGATAGGGGTTCATAAGGGCTTGATAGATATTTAAGAGGAGACGTAATGGAATACTATGTCTAAGCTTTGCTAAAATTCCCACGGTTCTACTTATCTTTAAACAGATTAGATTAATATGGTTTTTCCAGGAAAGTTCAGAATCAATCAGAACACCAAGGTATTTGacaaaatctttcttttttaaggtACTCAATGCATTTATAGCTGGATCATAAGCTTTGATGGAGGGATTATATGTTAAACATTTCTGCCGAGGACCGAAAAGCACGTAATTAGATTTAAATACTTAATTGATGTAAAATAGATTGAACTTAATTCGATTGCATTGAAACTAGTGCAAACGTAatgcaaggggcacacatacacgtACACCAACCCAGGGCCCGGCCAGTACCTCACGcgtgcgcacagccatatcacccagGCAGTGGCAGCCACAGACAGCTGTTTCGTTCTTATTGGGGCCAACCAGCGTGACAAAGATGTTGGGTTAATGAACGGGGTAAAGCCGCGACTTAACACCCCTTATTGCAAAGGTGACTGCAAAGCAGTCTATCAAGTGCCAGCTCCACACAACACATGTGGGAGCTGTTGGCTGGGAACTGCACAGCAGTTCTACCACAACATGCACGGGGAAGGTGGATCACGAGTTACCAGTAAATCAAAGCAAgaggcacacatacaccaacccatgGCCTGGCCATTACCTCatgcatgcgcacagccatatcacgcgggcagtggcagccatgaacagctgtttcgtccttactggggctcatcagcatggcacaGCCGTCGGTCAGTGACCAGGGAAAACCCGAGGTGAGTCTTTTAAGTGCCAGCTCCACACAACACATGTGGGAGCTGTTGGCTGGTAACTGCACGGCAGTTCTCCCACGACGTGCGTGGGGAAGGCGGATCATGGgtttggtgtatgtgtgcccctttctttaatttgtcttttgaaaatagtgaactaaactgttctactgcataaagaatttgaaatcccaACTTTAAGCAGCAAATTTTTCGAGATTTTTCGAGAAGTTCGCGTTTTTGTCTGAAGTTGCGTACAAGTCATTTTGCATAAAATTTAGTGGTCTTATAGGCAAACTTAAAATCCTCGAAAAATCATATTAAAGTCCACAAATATTCAACGTACAGCCTTATATTTGGTCTCTTTTCAAAGCGAAAAACTTTATGGTGCGCCATTGAAGCTTtccgaattattttgcttcaaagacacaAAAAGTTTTGctgcattattatttttcttagcagcATGCAATAAAATTCCAGCAGGCAAATGCGACAGATATCACGTAGGGTGCAAATGATCCACATGATAATTGGTTGAAGACGGGTTGAGTACGGGACTCACAAACATACACACAACTCGTGGACTCTTTGATCTGTATCATGTGTTTactcgaaaacaatgcattctctgttctgcatAACATCATGGTTGCCTTACTTTACTCTATGTTACATTGATTCAAGAGTTTTTCTGCCCCTGGAACAATTGTGCACGGCTCTATTAGGCTGCCCCCTTTCAGCCTAGCGTCTTTGCGACGCTGCTCATTGGCAAAAAAGGacacaaaaatttgaacttgtCTGTAGAGAAAATTTAATGGTTTTTATGTACTTTTGTCGCGCTATTGATGATGTAAATTAAACCTCCTGAAACCAGTTTATTATAATCATGCAGTGTTCAGTAGAattcagaaaaagagaaaagttttTTCAGTCTGGCACTTACAAATAAATGTGGTCAAATGCAGGTCTATAGCAAATAACCTGAGTATGACATGATGGTAACCCTTACCTCCACATGTGCATGTGATACATGTATTTGGTGGAACACCAGGTTTCAAATCTTTGACCAATGATGAAGGCTTTTCTGGTGAAACCTGTAATGTAGGATCTTGTGATGATCCAGCAGTATCTACAGCTGTGGCACCCTCGTTGACTGCATGTTGTTGATCTGTTGGAATTACCGCTTATATTTTTGTAATGATGATGTTAAATTTACAGTAATAATTTCTTAAATAAATTTGTCCATAATTTCAGGCTTGTGGCTGTACTGACAGAACTCAAAATGTTTGAGGAAAAAAAGCAGGGTTTTGATGGTAAAAAGCCAGACTTAAACACATTTTATCGGATTTACTGAATAACATGTGGCTAATAAAAATCATCTGCCAAGCAAGATGCAAAACAGAAATGTGCAAGCGCAAGTCAGGGGAATTTCTGAATTATATTTTGAGTCACTGCTGAGGTTAAATTAAGACTGAACATCTTCCATCATTTTTCATCATGCTAGGAAATCAACAGGAAAGATATCAAGTCATTCAGGTTTTAACAGCATGATCAGAGCTAGGTTTTGGTAGTTTTTATGACAAAGACCTGCTGACTTAAAAAACTGATGCAGCACCAGCTTTCTGATGGACAGAAACTTTCACAGCCAGCCATTCATTGTGTATTTTGtttataaacacaaaaaatttaTATGTAGTGTACCGGTCATCATTATACCTTCTCCAAGGCCACAATAATCATCCAAAGATGATGGAATGGTTTCTTCAGCAGAAAAGGTCGCGTCATGCTGCAAAGGTTGGTCATTTTCTTGACATGAGGAATCCTGCTGATCTGTATCCTTGAGCTTTTGGTTTATGTATGAGGCAGTGTGGTTTTCAGGACATAAAAGTACAGAACATAATTCATTGTCCCCACAATCTGGCGTTAAGTTTGACCTGACTTTTCCATTGTCATTACATGGGAATCGAAGACTAATATATcctcttttctttaaaataaaaagaatagcCGGAGTGGTGAGGACCAACATCACCAACAGAGCTACACAGCTTGATAGGATAGGTACTGTCACATATGAATCTTGTCCAGTTGTTGAGTCATCACGTTCCATGGGCTCTAACACAGCAACAGTTTTTGAGGAATGAGAACCAGTTGAACTGATGGCAGAAACACTAGGCTGATGATGGATGTGCCCAGTGACTCTTGTCTCAGTGATCTGTTTGGCTTCAGTGGGACTTGAGTACCCAGATATAGCTGATGGGGAAACTAGAACAGTAAAAAATACATTTGTGACGTAGGCACTAGCTCTTGAAATTGACACACCTAAAGGGCCTGCAGGCACCATCGGAATACAGTAGATGTCTGTGCCCTCTACAACAGTTGATGGACATTCCACCGACAGTTTTTGTCCCTCTGGACATGTTGAGCATCGGAAACATGTCACACACTCCCTTGAAGAATTGTTGATCACTTTTATGGCAGGGTCTGCACAGTCTTCCTCAAAACATGATGACTTTACCCTGATGATGGACCACTGTCAAAAAAAACCAGCAAAAATAACCATCCTAGAACTGGTTAATCAGATTGGATTTTATGAACAAACTGCACCACAATGCTGCCTAATGATATGCAGAGTCACAAGCGATTTACTCGAGAAGACTCGAGATGAATGCAACTGAAGTTAGCTTCATCAGATGTTCGCCATAATAGCACGAAATCGAGGCCAATTAAGATCATGTGACACTTCGAATCTTGCACCGCCTCATCGTATTTTTTTCTGCGCCTATTTGGAACCGCCTAATGGATTACTTTAGTAGATACGTGAggcaattgtttgtttttacattgTTTGTACTCGAAACATCCATTGATTCCTAATCGGCGTCTGGGTAAGATATACTTCGCCGCCGAGAAAAAAATGCATGGGAATACTTATAACTACGTCTGCAACGAAGGCTTCGAAATGTGTAGGAATCCTATGTTAAAAGCGTGCATAGTACAGCAATCCATTTGTGACAATTGAACAGAACTTACCAAAATCAACTGTAAAAGCAAAGCAACAATAGTTCGTGAGGTTACCATTGGTGAGCGTACAAACTTCATCCCCTGATCAGCATaccgagaaaaataaaaagatacaCAAAGTTAACCAAATTTTTCTAAATCTAATTATCTAACCTTTGCAAGTCGTGAAGCTTTTTTGATGCTGATACCTATCAACGAGCGCAACCGAAGGGCAGACCATGTTCTGATGCACTAAATAAATTTGGCGAGTAGTAACTAGAATTTCTTATTATGCGATAggtcaaaaacaaattttaaggcGTTTCTAATATACTCACTTTTTAACTAACACTATCTGAGTCCAGACACCTTCGAGAATAAAtgcgaacaaacaaacaaatcccTCACATTGCCCCACATACATATTAGCCACAATTATGAGGTTAAATCGTATGCAAAAACGGTAACCGAGTTTATATTATGCTCAATATGTTGAGACCAGCACATTTCTGACATTTTGGAGTTCATTGTCACAAGAGAATCTAACACATCGGATCACGCGAACAATTTAAGCAATGTTCGTTATTTTGGTATTATATAATTCTGACGTCAATTTACTCTAGTGTCAAAATTGCACATTTTTCACGagcattttgttttagttttgacatgttgaaatcaggggcacccaacggcaattttcgggaaaatatctgttcggaagacgatttgagaactagaattttcggaacatttgttgtcaaatttcttgcttgcctgcctctcttaggattttcgaacatctacaaaatggtataattaccccggggtggggggggggggtactcccatacattacctatacgggtattgCTGCcaaaaggggtcgtgattttgaagctcctgatttagaacggggtatcaatttcagaggcgtttttagaacggggtataatatttcgaacgaacgaaagctccacttttgtaagcagtcatttgtaattatttaaggacagattgcttttaaaaatacggtccaatgcgttaacaagcaaaccattgtactcttgttgcaccctagaacggagtataaaaaattggtccatttctagaacggggtataaaaaaattggcccatttctagaactgggtatcaattttaggggaaattttttttgaaaggggtgccaatttggagtcccgggcggcacatacccacccaaaaaaatactcaagtgccccccccccgggataattacccattttaaacggatatttaccctaaaaaaggccacctagaattttcgggagccttttcctggctgaaattttcgaaaaggtaagttttgatccctataattttcggatcactagactttcagctagaacAGAtgaagtttttaggggataaaaatatgcctatatctaccgtttaaatactaaaatatgttcaacaatgctatgttgatttgttttgaactatatcctcgttgggtgcccctgtaaaatgcagactgtgcagacttaAAGGGTTTTTTTCGAGACTAAAACTGATTGTACAAGCACGCGTAGGCGGACGATATTTATGATAAAATTGCGGGTTCGAGAAACCGTCATCACAGACCcgtaaccaggattttatgtgggggggggggggggggggtgctaacGAGTAACGAGGCCAAAGTGGACCAAACTACcaaaatgtattttctattgTCTGATCGTTTATTTAAGAAAGTAGCAATACATGAGAAATTGTAACGGAAAAGTACACGGTAGGAACTGAATATTGCATTTGTCAAATACAACTGTTTGAATTAAGTTATAAAGGAGTAATTTTACGATGTAAAATGATATATCAAAGTACTGCGGAACTAATCCCTGAGAATAGTCCCGAGTTCCAGCCTCCGTGGGTGTTTGGTGGCAAACAGATTTACCACCTcatccaaaacaattttaacttgATAATGTATGTGCATTTGTGCGAGGGACGACAGCCTTTCCTGGCCCATGCATGCCCTGTTATATGTATGAAGCCGCCATAAAGAACTCGCACTTCTTTCACATTCACAGCTCGTTGCAGGGATTGTGGCGCATATCTTGAGCAGCATATATATATTTGGAAAGAGATCATCATCGCACTCCTTAAGAGCTTTGGCTGCTGTATTTGG encodes:
- the LOC140936672 gene encoding uncharacterized protein — its product is MGDSKKTWQTINDLTSRKSGKKSVASLKVNGVSITNPTVLSTQFNNHFATIGPELARNIDSSNSDGYQKYLTGTDKRFQLHPTSTNKVLSLLNRLNKSKAAGLDKISARLIREFADLICIPIRDIFNQSVSQGIFPDDWKCAKVTPLLKQGDRDDLNNYRPISVISVMAKVFERIVYDQLYAYLEEHNIICKYQSGFRAIHSTVTALLGATDTWAYNIDRGKINAVVFLDLKKAFDTVDNEILLSKLSNYGIYGDEVCTLTNGNLTNYCCFAFTVDFAISGYSSPTEAKQITETRVTGHIHHQPSVSAISSTGSHSSKTVAVLEPMERDDSTTGQDSYVTVPILSSCVALLVMLVLTTPAILFILKKRGYISLRFPCNDNGKVRSNLTPDCGDNELCSVLLCPENHTASYINQKLKDTDQQDSSCQENDQPLQHDATFSAEETIPSSLDDYCGLGEDQQHAVNEGATAVDTAGSSQDPTLQVSPEKPSSLVKDLKPGVPPNTCITCTCGGKGYHHVILRLFAIDLHLTTFICKCQTEKTFLFF